The region GAAGGGATGGTGCTGTCGGAAAGCGAGTTGGAACTGGATCCTGATATGACAATTTTGCTGAAAGATTTTTTCCTTACGCCATTTAAGTCGGATGTATATTACCAATTTTATGATGAAGATGCATTGGAGAATAATGCAGTGTTTTCAATAGCCAGTAAAATTTTCGAAAAACCAGAGTTTTGCCATGAGGAATCCAAAAATCTGGCAGAACATCTTCATAATAAAACCCTGCATAGTAATATTAAAGATGGTGAGTTTTATATAACTTATTTCAGAGACTATGTTGTAGAAGGTAAAATTGTAGATGCTATTGGTCTGTTTAAAACAGAAAATAAAGAGACTTTCCTGAAGGTACTTCCTGAAGATGAAGGTTTCCAGATTCAGAAAGATCAGGGGATTAACCTGAGAAAACTGGATAAAGGTTGTCTTATTTTCAATACTGAACAGGAGGAAGGCTACATGGTTTCCGTAATCGATACGACTAAAGCTGGTGTCGAAGCGCGCTATTGGGTAGATGATTTTTTACAGCTTCAGCAGCGTAAAGACGAGTATTTCAATACTGAGCATACACTGTCTATGTACAAAAGTTATGTTACAGAACAATTACCACAGGAATATGAGGTAAGTAGAGTAGATCAGGCCGATTATCTGAATAAATCAATCAACTTCTTTAAAGACAAAGAGGAATTTGAGATTGAAGAGTTTAAAAAACAGGTTTTGGTACATCCGGAAGTTATTGAAAGCTTTGATGAATATAAGAAGCAGTTCGAAGAAGAAAGAGATATTAAACTGGAAGATAATTTTACAATTGCTACCGGAGCAGTAAAGAAGCAACAAAGACATTTTAAAAGTGTGATAAAACTTGATAAGAATTTCCACATCTATGTTCATGGTGATCGCCAGAAACTAGAAACAGGAGAGGACGATAAAGGAAAGTATTACCGTTTGTATTTCGAAGAGGAACAATAATAGGGATATACCTGTTTTTGCATTTAAAAAAGTTATCCACAATCTTTTCTCTGTTGTGGATTATGAAATAATAAAATTGGCCGGATATTTTCCGGTCATTTTTATGTCCATTCCGGAAGTATTTTTGTGAGTAAATCAGGTCTTAATTCTTTTTGTTCATCAGATAATTTATTATATTTGGTAGAATCATTAAAATAAAAAAATATGAAAGTAACCGTAGTTGGAGCAGGAGCTGTTGGAGCAAGCTGTGCAGAATATATAGCCATGAAAAATTTTGCTGCCGAAGTAGTTTTGGTAGACATTAAAGAAGGATTTGCAGAAGGAAAGGCTATGGACCTTATGCAGACAGCTTCCCTGAATGGTTTCGATACCAAAATTACAGGAACAACAAACGATTATACAAAAACAGCAGGTTCTAAAGTAGCTGTTATAACCTCCGGTATTCCAAGAAAGCCGGGAATGACCCGTGAAGAGCTTATCGGGATCAATGCAGGTATTGTAAAAGAAGTTGCACAAAATATATTAAAACATTCGCCAGAAGCTATCATCATTGTGGTAAGTAACCCTATGGATACAATGGCATATCTGGTACATAAAGTAACAGGCTTACCAAAAAATAGAATTATTGGTATGGGAGGAGCTCTGGATAGCGCTCGTTTCAAATACAGACTGGCAGAAGCATTGGAATGTCCGATTTCGGATGTTGACGGAATGGTTATCGCTGCACACAGCGATACAGGAATGCTTCCTTTAACGCGTATGGCTACAAGAAACGGAGTTCCGGTAACAGCATTTCTAAATGAAGAAAAGATACAGTATGTTACTGAAGAAACAAAAGTTGGTGGTGCTACCCTTACTAAATTGTTAGGAACTTCAGCATGGTATGCTCCAGGAGCAGCCGTATCGGTAATGGTACAGTCAATTTTGAATGATCAGAAAAAAATGATTCCATGTTCTGTTCTTTTGGAAGGAGAGTATGGACAACAGGATATCTGTTTAGGTGTTCCGTGTATTATTGGTAAAGACGGAATCGAAAGTATTGTAGCTTTAGACCTTAATGATGCTGAGAAAGAAAAATTCCAGACAGCTGCGGCAGCGGTGAGAGATGTAAACGGAGACCTGAAATTGTAAAACAGCATATCAAACATAATGAAGAAAGCAACCCGGAAGGGTTGCTTTCTTGTTAGTTGAAATAATATAAGTTAATATGAATGTTGATATCTATATGTCAAATAGAATGCCAAACTGAATCATTTTATCGTCCTTGAAAGTCTGATCCTTGAAGTAGTTGCTAAAGTCCTTTTTAATAAAGAAATTGAACTTGTTATAGGAAATATAAAACTGAGCTCCGTATACAAAAGGATTGACATTGAATTCCTCTCTGTGGCGGTATTTTACACCATCACCTTTTACGATGTTATTAGTAGACATCTGGATTCCGCCATATAATCCTGCGCCTACCTTGAACCCCTTGAAATAGCTTCGGTATCTTACATCTTCACCTGCGTTTTTAAGCGGAGAAAAATTATACTGCAAGCCAATCGGAACCATAATGTAGCCGGTTCTTAATTTACTTTTCTGAAGATCCCGTTCGCTTTGTGCTATAATAATATTATTGTTGGCATCTTTTGCAAAGAATTTATCATTTTCAAGACGTAATGTCCTCCATGAAAAACCTAATCCCGATACAAGTCCCCATGGACTGGTCATACTAAACTGACGGTTGTATTTTATACCAAATTCAAAATTGTTGGAGAAGGTTTTATTATTATCGAGATCATTGTTGGGAAGATTGTTAGTAAGTCCCATTACACCAAATGAAAGATACAAGGTTAGGCTTCGCTCGGCACGGAACTTATACATAAGCTTTTGATGTAGATCTTTCACACTTGTGGCATCAGTATTAAGCAAGGAATATTTTACCTGTTTTTGAATGATTTCATCAACATTAAAGCCCAAATCATTAATACGTTTGTCAATCTTTTCAGAATATGAATCTGCTATTTTAGCCTTTTGTTCAGCTATTTCCTGATTGGATAAACCATTTTGTTCAGCCTCCTGAGTTGCCTTCTTTATCTCATTTTCCATTTTTATTTTTTCTTCCTGGATAATGGTATTGATCTGTCGGGCATACTGTTCGATATTTTCTTTTACAATAGGGCTTACAGCAGTATCTTCTTTGGAAGGAAAATTCAGCTTAAAAGTTTTTTGTGCAAAATAAGAATTGGAAAAAAGACACAATACTCCTGCTATAATAATTTTCTTTATCATAATTTTTCTTTTTTATAAAATGATGGTTTATCTGCGGATTTCAACAGATGCTACGTTCGATCCGTCTTTTGTCTTTTCTATAGCTTCTCTGTTCTCCACAGAGAACAAAAGAATTTTAGGATCCACATACTTTTTCTTTTTTACTGTTTGTTCCTTGGTTTCTTCAGTTTTTACAAGCTGATTTTGAGGTACGGGAATGGCAGCATCAATTTTTTCAACAGGTGTAATAATAGTTTTAGGCAGAGTCTTCTGTTTTGGAGTTTTCTCAGTCTTAGCCGGAGCTGGCTGTTGCTGAGCCAGATTTTTTACAGGACTTTCTTTTCTAAGAACAGAGTCCGTTTTTATGTTGGTTTCAGGTGTGCTTATTTCTTTCGGTTCTGAACTATTTACAGGCTGAGTCTGCTTTGCAATAATAGGGTTCCTATTTTGTCTGTCATTTTTGAAAATGAAAATACCTGCAACGCTGCATAACAGGATAACTGAAGCTGCAGCTAACCATATAACAGTATTTTTTTTATTCTTTTTAGGAGCTTCATCCAGGTCTAACCGGATATCAGCCCAAAGATTTCTGGATGGATTGATCTCTCTTTTCTCCAGCTGATTTTTTATATAGTTTTCCAGTTTATCGGATTTCATTTCTAATTAATTTTTGTTGTATAAATATTTCTTTCAGTTTTGCTTTTGCACGGAAAAGCTGTGTCTTGCTTGTAGATACAGATATGTGTAGCATTTCTGCGATCTCCTGATGTGGATAACTTTCCAGAACATAGAGATTAAAAACCAGTCTGTAATTTTCAGGTAACTGATCTAATAGTTCCTGTACGTTGAAATCTTCGTAGATATTAACTTCATCATAATCTTCTGCTGTATCCGCTATCTGGTTTTCATCCAGATAAAAAATCGTTTTTTGTGATTTTAAAAAACTGAGACATTCGTTTACAACAATGCGCCGTGCCCAGGCATTAATACTTCCGTCGTTTCTGAAACTTTCAATATTTTTAAAAATTTTGCAGAAAGCTTTTATCAGGCAATCTTCGGCGTGGTAAATGTCCTTTATGTAAGTACGGCTTACACTCAGCAGTTTTGGAGACTGTTGCTCATAAAAGCTTCGCTGTGCTACGGGATCGTGCTTTTTTAGTAGCGATACGAGGTCTTCTTTATGTTTAGATAATATTCTCACGGAAAAGTTTTCTATTAACAAGACAACAAAAAAACAAAAAGGTTACACTTCTCAATTATTTTTTTGAAAAAATATGAAAAAGTAGTTAAGAATCAAGTACAAGGTCCAAGAATATATGGAGGAAAGTTATCTTAATCAGGGAAGTAAAAATCTCCGGTTTTCATCTTCGTATTAGCTAAATATTTTGCTTCGTCTCTAACTTTTACTCCTGATTCGTTATTAATCAGTATTTTAAAGTGAGATAAAAAAGGATAGTGATATGTTGTTTTACTATTTATAAAATAAGATAGTAAATAATAAGAATTTTATTTTTTCCTGTGAAGCCGGAAATTAAATAAAAATGGGCAGAAAAATAAAAAAGCAACACTGCCGAAGCAAGTTGCTTTTTTACTAGTTAAAAAAATCTGTTAATATGAAGTATTTTATAATTCGCAAATAAGATGCCAAAAAATAAAAAATTAACAATTTTTAAGTAAGATTTATTTCATGTTATGAAAGCTTAACAATATCAAAAGTTTGTAAACTTTTGTTTAACAAATAGTTTGGATTTGTGATCAATAAAAAAGCCCCGAAATT is a window of Elizabethkingia anophelis R26 DNA encoding:
- a CDS encoding RNA polymerase sigma factor → MRILSKHKEDLVSLLKKHDPVAQRSFYEQQSPKLLSVSRTYIKDIYHAEDCLIKAFCKIFKNIESFRNDGSINAWARRIVVNECLSFLKSQKTIFYLDENQIADTAEDYDEVNIYEDFNVQELLDQLPENYRLVFNLYVLESYPHQEIAEMLHISVSTSKTQLFRAKAKLKEIFIQQKLIRNEIR
- a CDS encoding nucleoid-associated protein yields the protein MNEDNIRRLEHISVHYVRNKMNGEGMVLSESELELDPDMTILLKDFFLTPFKSDVYYQFYDEDALENNAVFSIASKIFEKPEFCHEESKNLAEHLHNKTLHSNIKDGEFYITYFRDYVVEGKIVDAIGLFKTENKETFLKVLPEDEGFQIQKDQGINLRKLDKGCLIFNTEQEEGYMVSVIDTTKAGVEARYWVDDFLQLQQRKDEYFNTEHTLSMYKSYVTEQLPQEYEVSRVDQADYLNKSINFFKDKEEFEIEEFKKQVLVHPEVIESFDEYKKQFEEERDIKLEDNFTIATGAVKKQQRHFKSVIKLDKNFHIYVHGDRQKLETGEDDKGKYYRLYFEEEQ
- a CDS encoding malate dehydrogenase, translating into MKVTVVGAGAVGASCAEYIAMKNFAAEVVLVDIKEGFAEGKAMDLMQTASLNGFDTKITGTTNDYTKTAGSKVAVITSGIPRKPGMTREELIGINAGIVKEVAQNILKHSPEAIIIVVSNPMDTMAYLVHKVTGLPKNRIIGMGGALDSARFKYRLAEALECPISDVDGMVIAAHSDTGMLPLTRMATRNGVPVTAFLNEEKIQYVTEETKVGGATLTKLLGTSAWYAPGAAVSVMVQSILNDQKKMIPCSVLLEGEYGQQDICLGVPCIIGKDGIESIVALDLNDAEKEKFQTAAAAVRDVNGDLKL
- a CDS encoding outer membrane beta-barrel protein, producing the protein MIKKIIIAGVLCLFSNSYFAQKTFKLNFPSKEDTAVSPIVKENIEQYARQINTIIQEEKIKMENEIKKATQEAEQNGLSNQEIAEQKAKIADSYSEKIDKRINDLGFNVDEIIQKQVKYSLLNTDATSVKDLHQKLMYKFRAERSLTLYLSFGVMGLTNNLPNNDLDNNKTFSNNFEFGIKYNRQFSMTSPWGLVSGLGFSWRTLRLENDKFFAKDANNNIIIAQSERDLQKSKLRTGYIMVPIGLQYNFSPLKNAGEDVRYRSYFKGFKVGAGLYGGIQMSTNNIVKGDGVKYRHREEFNVNPFVYGAQFYISYNKFNFFIKKDFSNYFKDQTFKDDKMIQFGILFDI